A DNA window from Trypanosoma brucei brucei TREU927 chromosome 11 chr11_scaffold01 genomic scaffold, whole genome shotgun sequence contains the following coding sequences:
- a CDS encoding tubulin--tyrsoine ligase-like protein (similar to Tubulin--tyrosine ligase (EC 6.3.2.25) (TTL). (Swiss-Prot:P38160) (Sus scrofa;)), translating to MRNMMEPVIARPRKQVATAVLISETLSSTLHVREESMGGAAGTGHISEDGGSKVGVLRADAPLSVNPSRRRCSGSMARPRLDAGTLGSPFAKSTKKTIRELIDMSGTSVKEEVVEKQDKTVIIQHSTIRKPVGIDMRGGSISTPKKINVSPKPISPIRRGWHSAGSAGKVGERTPCETTRERDSSASRSPVHRRSAGSAMSRLESNVSTPNSSKNSTVSRGAIGAFGPFSPLSSLRLTDLERPGTRSTPLNSLTKTPGSRRARPQYKIVNLALCKYPLLRIIAQENGFKIQELEDDLERNNFNIVWSDTVLPLTRLVRLANWQRTNHFPSMYLLCRKGHLGITLGRMRKVMPSHYIFYPRTWSLRSERHQFARFLMALRSKKLSKFFIMKPNSGCQGRGIMITRDPLNAVEDLDNYIVQEYITRPLLLEGRKFDLRVYVLLTSIRAPSIFLFNDGLVRQCAELYERPTDANVKNTCKHLTNYAVNKHNPEYVFNDDPANCNVGNKRNFKFFNEWLESCGKSVEQFWARVAHVICKTILVAQPQIANVYNSCFPRHNSGYSCFEVLGFDILVDNKMKPWLMEVNHTPSLVTDTPLDYEVKHALISEVWDILDVKVTDRKRDERKERDEFIQRMMRPPVNTANTHTTTAQKRQNSGDTANGVATNGSSSNANQASNATGAGSSSTQDGMTEWEKTVEGRRAAEDSRLRNFRRIYPSDNSDWQALYDMILAQARALCSGPLVPGADDRLRRVDTTSVAGSLQPSQSGGSTAERSGRGGAPEAIGEGSVQSAAGVLRLGQRQRPQEASPSYRKTRRVTGTTTPTPTPGAQVQKTPLELNQGTTVPQAPLLRPPQLPPSMELANVVVHQKERRPTLMNRVCLPDSTLAEKVVTVTTGRESDGHGRGATADLGVGLRKTHVVSARILSPVGKASPGLITTSPPESPTADRIEALRSLQKRLDQEAECEISTTQENAEREDSFHLDE from the coding sequence atgagGAACATGATGGAGCCAGTAATAGCTAGACCGCGAAAGCAGGTTGCCACCGCAGTCCTAATATCGGAGACGCTGTCGTCAACCTTGCATGTCCGAGAGGAATCAATGGGGGGCGCGGCCGGCACCGGGCACATCTCCGAAGATGGGGGGTCGAAAGTTGGTGTACTGCGTGCGGACGCTCCCCTCTCAGTAAATCCTTCGCGAAGGCGTTGTAGCGGAAGCATGGCGAGGCCGCGGCTAGATGCTGGTACACTCGGCTCCCCGTTCGCTAAATCAACCAAAAAAACCATACGGGAGCTGATTGATATGAGTGGAACGAGTGTCAAAGAGGAAGTTGTAGAGAAACAAGACAAAACGGTCATCATTCAGCATAGCACCATTCGGAAGCCGGTGGGCATTGACATGCGAGGCGGGTCGATATCGACACCCAAGAAGATTAATGTTTCGCCGAAACCCATCTCACCCATTAGACGTGGATGGCATTCCGCAGGTTCTGCAGGTAAAGTTGGTGAAAGAACGCCATGTGAGACAACGAGAGAACGGGACTCGAGTGCGTCGAGAAGTCCCGTTCATCGGAGGAGTGCAGGTTCCGCCATGAGCAGGTTGGAGTCAAATGTTTCCACTCCTAACAGTAGTAAAAACTCTACGGTATCACGAGGTGCGATCGGCGCCTTTGGGCCATTTTCGCCCCTTTCTTCGCTCCGACTCACTGACCTCGAGCGCCCCGGTACGAGAAGTACaccattgaatagcctcaccAAAACGCCGGGTTCCAGGCGGGCGCGACCACAGTACAAAATAGTGAACCTTGCCCTCTGCAAGTATCCCCTTCTCCGTATCATTGCGCAGGAAAACGGATTTAAGATTCAGGAGTTGGAGGACGATCTAGAGAGGAACAATTTCAATATTGTGTGGTCAGACACAGTGCTACCGCTGACGCGGCTTGTCCGGCTGGCCAACTGGCAGCGGACAAATCACTTCCCCTCAATGTATTTGTTGTGTCGGAAAGGGCACTTAGGCATCACACTTGGTCGCATGAGGAAAGTAATGCCATCACATTACATTTTTTATCCACGCACGTGGTCGCTTAGGAGCGAGAGGCACCAGTTTGCTCGTTTTCTGATGGCCCTACGCAGCAAGAAATTGTCGAAGTTTTTCATTATGAAACCGAATTCTGGCTGCCAGGGCCGAGGAATTATGATAACGCGTGATCCTCTCAACGCCGTAGAAGATCTTGATAATTACATTGTGCAGGAGTACATTACCCGTCCACTGCTTCTTGAAGGACGGAAGTTTGATCTGCGCGTTTACGTGCTGCTAACGTCCATCAGAGCGCCCTCGATATTTCTTTTCAATGATGGGCTTGTCCGGCAGTGCGCAGAACTTTATGAACGGCCCACAGATGCGAATGTAAAGAACACGTGTAAGCATCTGACAAACTACGCCGTCAACAAACATAATCCCGAGTATGTATTCAACGATGATCCGGCTAATTGCAATGTGGGCAACAAGCGTAACTTCAAGTTTTTCAACGAATGGCTGGAAAGCTGTGGCAAGTCCGTAGAACAGTTTTGGGCTCGCGTGGCGCACGTCATCTGCAAAACTATCCTGGTTGCGCAGCCACAGATTGCAAATGTGTACAACTCTTGCTTCCCAAGACACAATAGTGGGTATAGCTGTTTTGAGGTGCTTGGTTTTGATATTTTGGTGGATAACAAAATGAAGCCATGGCTAATGGAGGTAAACCACACACCGTCGCTCGTTACCGATACACCTCTGGACTACGAGGTGAAACATGCACTTATTAGTGAGGTATGGGATATTCTCGACGTGAAGGTGACGGACAGGAAGCGCGACGAGCGGAAAGAGCGTGATGAGTTTATCCAGCGAATGATGCGACCACCGGTGAACACCGccaatacacacacaacgACGGCGCAGAAGCGACAGAATTCCGGTGATACAGCAAATGGTGTCGCCACAAATGGCTCCTCCTCGAATGCAAATCAAGCAAGCAACGCAACGGGAGCAGGGAGTTCCAGCACTCAGGATGGGATGACTGAGTGGGAGAAAACAGTTGAGGGCCGCCGCGCTGCTGAAGACTCTCGGTTGCGCAACTTCCGCCGCATTTATCCTTCAGACAATAGCGACTGGCAGGCACTCTATGACATGATTCTGGCGCAGGCACGTGCTCTCTGCTCGGGTCCCCTCGTCCCAGGGGCCGACGACCGATTGCGGCGGGTGGACACCACATCAGTGGCCGGCAGCTTGCAGCCTTCCCAGTCAGGAGGATCCACAGCGGAACGTAGCGGTCGAGGTGGGGCACCTGAGGCCATTGGAGAAGGGTCCGTACAAAGCGCTGCTGGTGTTTTGCGTCTAGGGCAAAGGCAGAGGCCTCAGGAGGCTTCCCCAAGCTACAGGAAGACTCGTCGTGTGACAGGCACAACAACACCCACACCGACACCCGGCGCCCAAGTACAAAAAACGCCACTCGAACTAAACCAGGGGACTACGGTGCCACAGGCACCACTGCTGCGACCACCTCAACTGCCTCCATCAATGGAGCTTGCAAACGTTGTGGTGCATCAGAAGGAGCGTCGGCCAACTCTCATGAATCGTGTTTGCTTGCCTGACAGCACACTTGCCGAGAAGGTGGTGACAGTGACAACAGGAAGGGAATCCGATGGACACGGTAGGGGTGCTACCGCGGATCTGGGAGTTGGACTGCGGAAAACACACGTCGTGTCTGCAAGGATTCTCTCGCCTGTAGGAAAGGCGTCACCAGGACTAATAACCACTTCCCCGCCTGAGTCGCCGACAGCGGATCGTATAGAGGCCCTACGAAGCTTACAGAAACGCCTCGATCAGGAGGCGGAATGCGAGATATCGACCACACAAGAGAATGCGGAAAGAGAAGATTCATTCCATTTGGATGAGTAG